From Glycine soja cultivar W05 chromosome 4, ASM419377v2, whole genome shotgun sequence, the proteins below share one genomic window:
- the LOC114409688 gene encoding flavin-containing monooxygenase FMO GS-OX-like 9: MVSETLQSQTKNVCVIGAGPSGLVAARELRKEGHRVVLLEQNHDVGGQWLYESNVEGEDPLGKKPFLKVHSSIYESLRLTSPREIMGFTDFPFLVKKGRDMRRFPSHTELLMYLRDFCEHFGLGEMIRFNTRVDYVGMLDYGVCSNDLKWVVRSEDKKSEKTVEEVFDAVVVATGHYSQPRLPSIQGMDTWKRKQMHSHIYRTPEPFRNEIVVVVGNSLSGQDISIELVDVAKEVHMSSRSLNISEGLSKVISKHANFHLHPQIETLQEDGRVTFVDGSSILADSILYCTGYSYAFPFLDTKEMVVVDDDRVGPLYEHTFPPSLAPSLSFIGIPRKIIGFPFFESQAIWIAQLLSGKKVLPSWEEMMKSIKEFYQSREAAGIPKHCTHEIANFGYCDKYGDNVGFPRIEEWRKQLCLSALINSDANLETYRDSWDDHELLQEALQSPHFTQLGLEDSPM, from the exons ATGGTTTCTGAGACACTCCAAAGCCAAACCAAGAACGTGTGCGTGATTGGAGCAGGACCATCAGGGCTAGTGGCAGCAAGAGAGTTGAGAAAAGAGGGTCACAGGGTGGTTTTGTTGGAGCAGAATCATGATGTTGGAGGACAGTGGCTATATGAATCAAATGTGGAAGGAGAGGACCCTTTAGGGAAAAAGCCTTTTCTAAAGGTTCATAGCAGCATCTATGAATCTTTGAGGCTCACATCTCCACGTGAGATCATGGGGTTCACTGATTTCCCTTTTTTGGTCAAGAAGGGTAGAGACATGAGGAGGTTCCCTAGCCACACAGAGCTGCTTATGTACTTAAGGGACTTTTGTGAACATTTTGGCTTGGGAGAGATGATAAGGTTCAACACAAGGGTGGATTATGTGGGAATGTTGGATTATGGTGTCTGTAGTAATGATTTGAAGTGGGTTGTTAGAAGTGAAGATAAGAAGAGTGAAAAGACGGTGGAAGAGGTGTTTGATGCAGTTGTTGTTGCCACTGGTCATTACTCTCAACCAAGATTGCCCTCCATTCAAG GAATGGATACATGGAAAAGGAAACAAATGCACAGTCACATTTACAGGACCCCAGAACCATTCCGCAATGAG ATTGTAGTGGTGGTTGGAAATTCCTTGAGCGGGCAAGACATATCAATAGAGCTTGTGGATGTAGCAAAGGAAGTCCATATGAGTTCCAGATCTCTTAACATCTCTGAGGGTTTGTCTAAAGTCATATCCAAACATGCCAACTTTCATCTTCATCCACAG ATAGAGACCCTTCAAGAGGATGGACGGGTAACATTCGTGGATGGTTCTTCCATTTTGGCAGACTCCATTTTGTACTGTACAGG GTACTCCTATGCATTCCCCTTTCTTGACACCAAAGAAATGGTGGTTGTagatgatgacagagtggggcCATTGTATGAGCACACTTTTCCCCCATCACTTGCTCCATCCCTTTCTTTTATAGGCATCCCTAGAAAG ATCATAGGGTTCCCTTTCTTTGAGTCACAAGCAATATGGATAGCTCAACTGCTTTCCGGGAAAAAAGTATTGCCATCATGGGAGGAAATGATGAAATCCATCAAGGAATTCTACCAATCAAGAGAAGCAGCAGGCATTCCCAAGCACTGTACTCATGAAATTGCAAACTTTGgg TACTGTGACAAATACGGGGATAATGTGGGGTTCCCACGTATAGAAGAATGGAGGAAACAGCTATGCCTATCAGCCTTAATTAACTCTGATGCCAACTTGGAGACATATCGAGATTCATGGGACGATCATGAGCTGCTCCAAGAGGCCCTCCAGAGCCCACACTTCACTcaacttggacttgaagatTCTCCCATGTaa
- the LOC114409689 gene encoding uncharacterized protein LOC114409689, which produces MALLGTSANRQCNVYFPGYHCPRDFVFGTEGSPWTSSNGNSERENDCYRLGSLPLSSPCHISGHNKELLKQTILKHEAIFRDQIQELHRIYQKQRELMDEIKRIEFHKHSLRMEISSSSSSLYYSQNMPWLTSQSSVLNPERIQLPLASMQEKSRELSPTPLPAPTAIKESLDPKLSGLTYRKVGKKILDLQLPADEYIDSEGESCENERVIKQPPLSTYTVEKPYRINSNNGFADLNLPCKLQKETGVKSDDFGASIPHRNHTFHDMPGRMTPGSHNFPNDVILNLKRKQDHEAYPDLPLSNHGQKHGWLPSGTCAGHNGSDLGFLAKFNDMESQSVSIDSVSKKLKQVKYCPCFHSIHQIVPRSRTESPAGTHDPTSGGWLRPSFASCTCAPHKLVSDSDMKNSGISPSVLWKSTTSDPNLDLQHYLLNQSFCSRSNILDLPSISTGDLNSIDNFGSSSADHELRKYVKDLVYVGTHKSINLNIMPAGCSDKTAAAFQSDQITGEEDKCQDSRLSWLKAKPVAKGKPNEESQLSTQVDSFLLNPYKSGCIHSDLMFNKVEKSDSCTEKTLAFDLNGKPQTSKVFQSLSKNHWIEEIKKISNINSACDSDPDMGEQAPASERFTKNEKKHKHLEGIFDLNSGMNEDENMPIDIDLQAPASPENKECSPPRGESDENQLEMPLQMEGQEQEDLEAREKQTKIAAEALVSISETVAYNGLQMTTCPSSESSVSSSLYWFSEIVSTIVDHSECEVKEDFSCTIKDLEDFLPADFDYFEFMSLNLTDTKDLDYGCYKSCGQNEQEVESSSPIQPRNCRTNRKRRGSDFQSEILPSLASLSRYEVTEDLQTIGGLLEAARRTHSATGCLRSACKNALAKGKKRSCASVSNNITDLLLNLKEVNIDTEIAIEKMGFISWGKICRKPRGKRVATSKPHLIFSKVHN; this is translated from the exons ATGGCATTATTGGGCACGAGTGCAAACAGACAATGCAATGTCTATTTCCCAGGATATCATTGCCCGAGGGATTTTGTCTTTGGCACTGAAGGCAGCCCATGGACCTCATCTAATGGTAACAGTGAACGTGAGAATGACTGTTACCGACTTGGTTCCTTGCCATTGTCATCACCTTGTCATATTTCAGGACACAACAAGGAACTTCTGAAACAAACAATACTCAAGCATGAAGCGATATTTAGGGACCAA ATTCAAGAGCTTCACCGCATTTACCAGAAACAAAGGGAGTTAATGGATGAAATTAAAAGGATTGAGTTCCATAAACACAGTTTAAGGATGGAGATATCATCTTCAAGTTCCTCTTTGTATTACTCACAAAACATGCCTTGGTTGACTAGTCAATCATCTGTTTTAAATCCTGAACGCATCCAGTTACCATTGGCTTCTATGCAAGAAAAGAGCAGGGAATTATCTCCTACTCCTCTTCCTGCTCCAACTGCGATCAAAGAATCTTTAGATCCTAAACTGTCAGGGTTGACTTACAGAAAAGTTGGTAAGAAAATACTGGATCTTCAACTTCCAGCTGATGAGTACATTGACAGTGAAGGTGAATCTTGTGAGAATGAAAGGGTTATCAAACAGCCCCCACTGTCAACTTATACTGTTGAGAAACCATATAGAATCAATTCTAATAATGGTTTTGCCGACTTAAATTTACCATGTAAGCTTCAAAAAGAGACAGGTGTGAAGTCTGATGATTTTGGGGCCTCAATCCCTCACAGAAACCATACATTTCATGATATGCCCGGGAGAATGACACCAGGCTCTCATAATTTTCCCAATGATGTCATCctgaatttgaaaagaaaacagGATCATGAAGCTTACCCAGATCTCCCACTATCAAATCACGGGCAGAAACATGGATGGCTGCCCTCGGGCACTTGTGCTG GGCACAATGGCAGTGACTTGGGTTTTCTTGCTAAATTTAATGATATGGAAAGCCAATCTGTTTCAATTGATTCTGTAAGTAAGAAGCTGAAACAAGTTAAGTATTGTCCATGTTTTCATTCAATACATCAAATTGTCCCAAGATCTAGAACCGAGAGCCCTGCAGGAACTCATGATCCTACTAGTGGTGGCTGGCTTCGACCAAGCTTTGCTTCATGCACATGTGCTCCTCATAAGCTTGTTTCTGATTCTGATATGAAAAATTCTGGTATTTCACCATCAGTGTTATGGAAAAGTACCACATCTGACCCTAATTTAGATCTTCAACACTATCTTCTTAACCAAAGTTTTTGCAGCAGGTCCAACATATTGGATCTACCATCAATTAGTACTGGTGATCTAAACAGCATTGACAACTTTGGTTCATCATCAGCTGACCATGAGCTTAGGAAGTATGTTAAGGATTTGGTATATGTGGGGACTCACAAGAGCATAAACCTGAATATTATGCCTGCTGGTTGTTCGGATAAAACAGCTGCAGCATTTCAAAGTGATCAGATTACAGGTGAAGAAGATAAATGTCAGGATTCACGATTGTCTTGGCTGAAAGCAAAGCCTGTAGCTAAAGGAAAGCCCAATGAAGAAAGTCAACTCTCAACCCAAGTTGACTCCTTCCTTTTGAATCCTTATAAATCTGGTTGTATACATTCTGATTTGATGTTCAATAAGGTTGAGAAAAGTGACTCGTGTACAGAAAAGACTCTGGCATTTGACCTTAATGGAAAGCCTCAGACATCCAAAGTCTTCCAGAGCCTGTCCAAGAATCATTGgattgaagaaattaagaagaTATCCAATATAAATTCAGCTTGTGATAGTGATCCTGATATGGGGGAACAGGCACCTGCTAGTGAACGTTTCacgaagaatgagaagaaacaCAAGCATTTGGAAGGTATTTTTGACCTAAATTCAGGCATGAACGAGGATGAGAATATGCCAATTGATATTGATTTACAAGCACCTGCAAGTCCAGAAAACAAGGAATGTTCTCCACCCAGAGGAGAATCTGATGAAAACCAGCTTGAGATGCCCTTGCAAATGGAAGGGCAGGAGCAGGAGGATCTGGAAGCACGAGAAAAGCAAACCAAAATTGCAGCTGAGGCTTTGGTTTCCATATCAGAAACTGTGGCCTATAATGGCCTCCAAATGACAACTTGTccatcatctgaatcttctgTAAGTAGTTCTCTCTACTGGTTTTCTGAAATTGTTTCTACAATAGTGGATCATTCAGAGTGTGAGGTTAAGGAGGATTTCAGTTGTACCATTAAGGATCTTGAGGACTTTCTGCCTGCTGACTTTGATTACTTTGAGTTCATGTCCTTAAATTTGACCGACACAAAGGACCTAGATTATGGCTGCTATAAGAGTTGTGGCCAAAATGAGCAAGAAGTTGAATCTAGTTCACCAATTCAACCAAGAAATTGCCGAACAAACAGGAAGCGGCGTGGGAGCGACTTTCAAAGTGAAATTCTCCCGAGCCTTGCTTCTCTGTCGCGGTACGAGGTAACCGAAGATCTTCAAACAATCGGAGGTCTCTTGGAAGCTGCCAGAAGAACTCATTCAGCAACAGGTTGCCTAAGAAGTGCATGCAAAAATGCATTGGCTAAGGGGAAGAAAAGGTCTTGTGCTTCTGTCTCTAATAACATCACAGACTTGCTGTTGAACTTGAAGGAAGTAAATATTGATACTGAAATTGCCATTGAGAAAATGGGATTCATAAGTTGGGGGAAGATTTGTAGAAAGCCAAGGGGGAAGAGAGTTGCTACCAGTAAACCCCACTTAATTTTTAGCAAAGTACATAACTAA